Proteins encoded in a region of the Vicia villosa cultivar HV-30 ecotype Madison, WI linkage group LG5, Vvil1.0, whole genome shotgun sequence genome:
- the LOC131605282 gene encoding uncharacterized protein LOC131605282, with product MKSRTRINTIVSIQTSQGVVEGVDEIKSEVKKHYEERFKRMDRPRPSLRGMEFNRLSKEDIALLEEEFTREEIKEIVFSCEGDKSPGPYGFNISFIKKCWEVVGNDIVKCVQDFHNKASLPRALTASFIALIPKVEHPQGLE from the coding sequence ATGAAGTCAAGAACTAGAATAAATACTATAGTTTCGATCCAAACATCTCAAGGAGTTGTGGAAGGAGTGGATGAGATAAAATCTGAGGTGAAGAAGCATTATGAGGAGAGATTCAAAAGGATGGATAGACCAAGACCGAGCTTAAGAGGGATGGAGTTCAATAGGCTCTCGAAGGAAGACATAGCATTATTGGAGGAGGAATTCACAAGGGAGGAAATCAAAGAGATCGTGTTCAGTTGCGAAGGGGACAAAAGCCCAGGGCCATACGGTTTTAATATTTCCTTCATCAAAAAATGTTGGGAAGTGGTGGGGAATGACATAGTAAAGTGTGTGCAAGACTTCCACAACAAAGCCTCTCTCCCTAGAGCACTAACAGCATCGTTTATTGCCTTAATTCCCAAGGTTGAGCATCCTCAAGGATTAGAGTAA